Genomic segment of Scardovia inopinata JCM 12537:
AAACAGCGAATGAGATATTAGACTCAGATTTTAATTTCGATGGAGTTTTTTCCGGGGACTCAGTTGCCGTCGCTATACAGAGAAGTGCATTGCTTAGAGGTATTCGCGTTCCTGAGGATCTCTTTATTTTTGGGTATGATGGTACTTTTCTGTCTGAGGCTGTATACCCTTCTATGCCTACTATTGGTCAGCAATTCGATAAATTATCTCGCCTGACTGTCGAAGTTTTATGTAAATTAATGAATAAAGAGCCACTGACTGATTTAGCATATACGATTCCTGTTTTGAAGGTTTGAACCAAGCGCTGATGATTATAAAGCCGGGCATCTGCCCTGCGGGCAAATCCTTCCTATCACGCCATCTTATGGGCGACACGATTATGGGCAACACGCTGAACAGGTCTTGACAATGGTCAGACTGAGCAATACACTACCTGATCAGTTACATCAGTTACATGAGAATAGCTTGCCCGGCAAGTCATTACTCTATGACTTTGGAGAAGGTGCTCGTTACCGCTTAACATTTGTTGATGATACGAATCTTGATGTCACGGTGGTGGAAGACAGCTTCTTCGCTCCCGGTACAGTCAATCACTGTACTGTTGAGATTACTCAGCTGAGAGATAGTTTGGTAATGATTACCTGGGAAGAGAAAGAAAGTAGCAATACGGTTGTGAATGTTGATGATTTTTCTTCTCATGTTAGCTATACCAATATAACCACTATGTCGTCGGGCCAGTTCTGGCGCTTAAAGGGTACGATTACTGAAGAATAAATAAAAGAAATTCTTCATCCAACACATCAGCGCAGTTGAATGACAGTGGCTAATGGCTGAAAGCTCTGTTCTGTTGTAGAATAGATGCCAGCCTTATTGAAAGTTTTATTGAAAAAGCACTCTGCACGAAAGGAATCAGCTGGATGACAACCCGTATCTTTCTCTTCCATCCTGATATTCACTCTGGATCAATAGTCAATCGCGTCCTGGCAAAAAAGGCTCAGGAGAAGGGAATCGAGGTCAGAGATGAGTATAGTCTCTATCCTGATTTTCGCATCGATGCAAAGGCGGAACAAGAAATACTGGAAGACACCGATCGCATTGTTCTTCAATTCCCCATGTATTGGTACAGTACGCCGGCATTGCTGAAGGAATGGCTAGACAAAGTTCTGGTGCATGGCTGGGCGTATGGTTCCACCGGCAAGGCCCTGGTTGGTAAAGAGATGGCCCTGGCTTTCACCCAGGGAGCAAAAGCGGAGGACTACACCAGGGAAGGGCGTTTTCATGCGACAAACGAAGAGCTGCTCAAGCCGCTTGAGACTGCCGCGTATTATGTGGGATTAAAGTTTTTGCCGCTTTTTGTTGTCTCCGGTACACTGAATATTTCTCAGGAAGAGTTAGACAAAGCAGCCCAGCGCTATGCTGACTATCTTGTAAAGGAAGACTGATCCCAGGAATCCTGGAATCAGGATTTTGAGGATCTTGTGTTAGATATTAGAGATTTTGTCCAGGCAGACTTATCTAAACGGTTCTTCTGCCTGGACAAAGGCTGTCTATTCGCAGGCGACACCGTCGTGATCACGATCCAGCTTGGCGCTGTAGCCGGGCTGGCCCCTGTATAGAGGAGCTTTCCCAGCGGCTCTAACGGCAGCGCAGTTGGGATAGTAGACGTTTGAACCGGATCCGGAGCTTCGAGGCGGGGTATAGGTTCGCCTGGGCGGAATGTATGTGCGGCGCGGAGTTGGCTTTGAGGGAGTATAGGTGCGACGAGGCTGAGGAGTATACCGCTGGGTTGGCCTGGTAGGCTGAGCAGGCTTTGGGGTAGGCCGAGGAGCCGGAGGGAGCTTGGGGGCAGTAGTTGTCCTTGCTTTACTAGATGCCGACGGAGGAGAAGAAGAGGGAGAAGTGTTCTTGCTGCTCTTTTGGCTGTAGGGAACGAAGTCGGTCAGGCCGCTGTCGGCGGGGATAGTCTGGCTGGGGCAGGAAGACAGGACCGCACTCATAGCATTCTTTTCTGCTGCAGTTACCCACAAATTATATTTATGCTTCACGCCGATCTGACGGGCAACATAGCTGCAACGATAGCTTTTATTGGCCGGCAGCCAGGTGGCAGCATCCCCATCGGACTTCTGTTCGTTGGCTGCTCCCTGGACTGCCAGTAAGTTGAAGGGATCGTTGGCTAGCTGTTTGCGCAGATCTGCGTCAATCTGCTGAGCCCCCGTCTGCCAGGCATCAGACAGGGCTACCACATGATCAATCTGGACTTGTCTGCTGGTTTTCTGTCCCCGGCGGAAGTGGATAGTCTGGCCTGTATAAGGATCATGCAGAATTCCAGTCAGAACTACGCAGTCGTGGGTACCGTCCTTATAGGTTTTGTCGATCAAATCACGATCCAGAATATCGTTCCTGGTGTCGCAGCCATTATAATCAACGTCTTCCCAGCCTTTGCTGAATTTGGCTCTGGAATATCCGGTTTTGGGAGCCCGTCCCTTGACTGCCAGAGCAGCTAGGACAACGGTTGCCAGGGTTCCCGATGAAGCTCCGTCGCTCACTTTTTCTGGTGATGAGGAGGCTGAGGAGGTGTCGGAGTCCGGATCATCATTCGAATCCGAGTCGTCGTTGGAATCAGAATTATTATCAGAATCAGAATCATTATTGGAATCATTTTCAGAATCTGACGTATCCTCAGAATCAGAGGGGCTGGGTGAAGAATCTTCGTCATCTGCACTATAAGAAGAAGTACTATCTGAGCCGGGATTGGCTGCGGCTGTGGTACGGGTATATCCGATTCCAGCGCCGATCAAGCTAATAATCAGGGCTATCGCTGCTGCTCGTGAGGTATCTGTTTTATGCTTTTTGCGCCGGATTAGGGAGATAATTGACCAGGCAACGGCAAAGAAAGACAGGACAAGGCCCAACAATGTCGTTGTGGGAAGAAGAGCCATGATCAAGCCTATATCAGCTACAATCATCATAATCTTCGTTCCCAGTGGAGCTTGGTGAAAGATAGTGGTCAGCGATGTCCAAAATTTTTTCATAACAATACCTCAATAATTCTCATTTTTATTATAATTTTCTTTCAGACAGATGGGAGGAATCTCGGAAAGGAATCTCGGAAAGGAACCTTGAAAAAGGAACCTTGGAAGGTTAAAAAGAACAGTGAGTTGTAGGGTTTTTTGAGTTGTACAATATACACTATTTTTGCATAAATACAGAAATTTAAAAGAGTATTTATGCTGTTATAAATTACCATTTTGTTCACAAATGGTAAAAAACCTAAATATGCTCCCCGCGATATTTCTTATGACTAGGGGTGCAGTTATCCTATAACTCGGGTTTGAAATTAAGAATATACACAGCTTATAAATAGGGGAGGGCTGTATCCTGTTAGGCGCCTTTGAAGTTTATTATCCGATTATTATGTCCCTTATTTGGATAATCGGTGCGATTTTCCACGATGTTACCAGACAGCTTAGGATGCACCAAAAGAGCAGGAACATACAGGGCAGGCTGGTACAAACTTACGGTTTGGAGCAGAAGGCAGCCGCTGAGGAATATCCCAGGGTAGATGTGCTCATGTCCTGCTACAACGAAGAACCAGTCCTCAAAGATGCTGTTGATTCCCTGGAAAAATCCACCTACCCCAATTATCAGCTGGTCCTCATTGACGATCAGAGCACAGACGGAACTCTGGGTATTATGAACCAGCTTAAGGATGAATACAACAATATTATCGTCATTGCTTCTCAGCGCAATCTGGGTAAGGCTAAGGAGCTTAATACTGCCCTGCGGTCAAGCCAGTCAGATTACATTCTCTGCGTGGATGCCGATGCAGTTTTCCACCATCAGGCCATCAGCCGGCTGGTTACCTTTCTTCAGCATCATCCTGACTGTGCTGCGGTCACTGGACGTCCATCAGTGCTGAACAAAGGAAAAATTATCACCTGGCTGCAGTGGTTGGAATACCTGATGAATATTGACTTCATCAAGCGGTCTCAATACTTTTTTACCAATCACATTCTCACAGTCAGCGGAGTACTCACCATGTTCCGTCGCCAGGCTCTGCTTGACGTTAACGGCTGGGACACCTCGGCTATGACCGAAGATATTGACGTTACCTGGAAGTTTTATAAAGCTGGCTACACCTGTGGCTACGAGCCGGGAGCCCTGTGCAGAATCTATGTTCCTGAAACTATCAGCGGCTTTATTAAACAGAGAATCCGCTGGGCACGAGGGGGAGTGGAGGTAACCCGCAAGCGCTTTACCTACATGAAAAACCTGACTATGGGTGCCCATCTGATTGGTCTGGATGCCCTGCTGAGCTATCTGTGGATTATTATGGTTTCCTACTCCTTTTTCAGGCAGATTGCTGAGTATATTTTTGCCCGCAACCTGGAACTTAGGCTCGACATTATTATCGTCTACTTTGCTGTCACCCTCCTCTTCTACTTGATGGCTAAGGTTGTCAATCATGATGATCCTCTGGTGCACATTCCTCTTCTCAGCCTTTTGTTGGTTCCTGTGTATTTTTATGTGTACTGGCTTTATACCATTGTTGTTACCCTGGTTGCTTTTTATCACGCTTTTGATCACATTACCTATGCGGCCTGGGGAGACTCAGACAGGGGGTTGGCAGCATGAATCGGCGTCCATCCTGGTGGGGAGTAGTCCTTACAGTCATCTCTGCTCTTTTGCAGATTCTGCTTATTGTTCTCATGGTATTTTTCCTGGCAGGCAAGCAGGAGGAGAGTCTGGTCAATTTTTATGTCGTCTTTAATTGTGATATTCCTACTCTTCTAACAACTTTGAGAGTGATAGGAATTTCTTCACTTGTGATTTTTGCTTTGGGAATTGTCCGCCTTATTTATCTGGGTATCAGGCGTGATAAGCGCACTAACAGTAAGCAGGCAGCAGACGCAGACAAGGAGAACAGCCATGAACAGCGATAAGTCTGAGAAGGCTCTCAAAAGGAAAAAACAGGCAGAAAAAACCTGGCATAGGATCTTTATCCTTCTGATTATCTGCAGTCTGATTGTTGCTACAGCCAGTTCAATTCGCCGGGTACATGCGGAACAAGCCATCAATAAAGAACTGGCGGGCAGCACCCTGCCACAATCAGAAAAGAAAACAAACGGAATCATGATCCTGTGTTATCACCGGATTCTGAAGCCGTCCCTGGCTACCACCATTGCTCAGAGCCTATCCAATAATAGGCAGCTGCATGATTATGCAATAACGACGACTGTCTTCCGCTCCCATCTGGCATATTTGAAAAAGCACAAGGTCGAGATCATCAGCTTGGATAAAGCCGTCGCTATGGTCGCATCAGGCAAACCTATTGCCCGGCAGTATGCGGTGATCACCTTTGACGATGTGGATAGTACGGTCTATGCCAATGCTTTTCCCATTTTGAAGCGTTTAAACTACCCCTTTACTGTTTTCGTCATTACCAGCCAGACGGGCAGCTATGATAAGGGCACCAGCCTGGCTACCTGGTCTCAGATTCGGCGAATGGTGGACAGTCCTCTGGTAACTGTAGGCCTGCATACTAATAATATGCATTTTATGGTTAAGAACAAGCCTGTTTTGACTTCACAGCAGGGTACGGAGCGTTTCGCTGCTGATTATCAGGAATCGCAAAAGATTTTGACTCAGCGTCTGGGAATAACCGCCCGTTACTTTGCCTATCCCTACGGGGAAAGTACAAAAAGTGCGCAGAAATACCTGACTAAGAAGGGAATTATTACTGCTGGTCTGACTGACGGGGTGATTCACGAGTATACATCCCTCTCTCAGCCCCTTCCGCGAAGCCTGGTGACAGTTAAATCGTGGAAAAAGGTTGTTAAGCCCTGGATCAGATAGCTGGATTGGGTAACTTGATCAGATAGCTGGATCGGGCTAATGAGCCGGCGCAATCTTGTCTATAGCTGCAAGCTCCTCATCGCTGAATGTAGTATTGAGCACTGCCTTGGCGCAGTCTAGAATCTGAGAAGGCTTTGAAGCACCAATCAGAACGCTGCTGATTGGGCCATCCACCCCATCCCGCAGGATCCAGGACAACGCCATTTGAGCTAAACTCTGTCCTCGACGGGCGGCGATGGAATTCAGAGCCAAGATCTGATCATGCCTCTGACGCACATCTCCCGGATGGAGAAAACGCGGGTCATGACCAACCCGACTGTCAGACGGAATTCCGTCTAAATATCGGCTGGTCAGCAGGCCCTGAGCTAAGGGGGAGTAAATGATTAGGCCAATTCCCGCTTCTTTGGCAGCAGCTTTCAATCCGCCTGAAGAACCTGTGCCGGAAGGAACTTTTATCGATGAATCCTTCTCAATGTGACGGTCAAAAATATTATATCGAACCTGGTTAATCACAAAAGGTGTATGGGAGTCTCGCAAAATCGCGGCAGCCTTCAGAGTCGTTGCTGCATCATAATTTGAAATTCCAGCATACAGAGCCTTGCCAGACCTGACCGCCTGAGTCAGGGCCCCCATGGTTTCTTCCAGAGGAGTATCAGGATCCATACGATGACTGTAAAAGATATCTACATAATCCAAGCCGAGTCTTTTCAAAGATTGATCCAAGCTGGCCAGCAGGTATTTGCGGGAACCAAAGTCTCCATAGGGGCCGGGCCACATATCAAATCCTGCCTTGGTGGTGATGAGCAGTTCATCGCGGTAAGGCATCAGATCCAACGTGAGAATGCGGCCGAAGTTCGTCTCAGCTGCCCCATAATCGGGTCCGTAGTTGTTGGCGATATCAAACTGTGTGATACCAGCGTCAAAAGCTGTCCGGCACATAGCCCTCATCGTTGCAAAATTTGAAATATCGCCAAAGTTATGCCACAAACCCAGTGAAATTTGCGGCATTTTCAAGCCACTCTTTCCGCAGCGCGAATATGGCATGCGGCCGTCATAGCGGTTATCATCTGCGGTATATTTTTCAGTGATATCCATTGGTGCTCCATTCATCGTTGAATTATTCAGATTGTTTATACCGGTACCGTACCCATCCAATCATACCCTTCCAGTATAGTCCGAATCTTGTTCATGAGTCTTGCTCGTAGCCGAGTTTCTGCCCGGTGAAGGCAGCCGCCTATCGTTCTTAATCCAAATTCGTAAGTCAAATTCGTAATTTCAAATTTGGCTCAAACGGGAAGGGCAATTTTCCCGATGATCATTGATTAAGCCAATCCCTTGCAGATAGGAATATATGATGATAGGTCCCACGAAGGTGAATCCTCTCTTTTTCAAATCTCTGCTGATCTGCTGAGATAGGCTGTTTTCGGTTGGCATAGGGTCGGTCTCGCCCAAATGATGATCTACTACTTCGCCCTGGGTGAAGGACCAAATATAGGAATCGAAACTTCCGAACTTTTCTTGAATTTCCAAGAAATGCCGGGCGTTATTGCGGGCTGATCGGATTTTTAGTTTGTTGCGAATAATTGCTGAATTATTATGCAACTCTTCCAGTCGTGCATCGGTATACGCCGCTACTAAAACCGGATTAAAATTATCATATGCCTGACGAAGATCCTTCTCTCGCCTGAGAATGAGGGACCATGACAGACCTGCCTGCTGGCCCTCCAAAATCAGCATGGCGAATAGTTCCTGATCGTTGTGCAGTGGCCTGCACCAGCGATGATCGTGGTAGGCGGCAGACAGGGCATCAGTTGGTCCCCAGCAGGTGAAGAATTTCGCGCTTTTACTCATCTCTGTGATTTCATCGTTTTTCATGCCAGACTCTTCCATGAGAAATGCCTTTCATTCCAGGGTATCTAGGTATTGATTGACTTTTATTAATAAGTTTTTATTGATTGATTTTGTTTATACCTGTCATAATTTTATACCAGCCATGTCTATGCCCATTTCTGTCATCGGTGGTGCGTCTTAAGTCTTGAAACGGTTAGGCGCTCGCCTGCATGACGTTTTAGATATTTAGATATTCGCTTAAACATCTGTTAAAACACCTGTTAAACGAATATCTAAACGACGGTTTAAGCGAATATTCGAATCGTTATTTAAATGATGGCTTTCTGGGTGCCGGCAGAAGATAAGAACATAATATTCTTATTATTAACAGTGTATTTTCCAGATAATGGTATGGAAAAAAGGTGATTTTAGAAAGGATAAAAAAGTACCCCTCACCCAACTGCACAGCGGAAAAATAAAAACCGTGGAAAATAGCCATTCTTGTTTTCCACTTGTGCAGTTGGGTGAGGGGTATGTGAGTATACTTTCCATTGAAAGGGTGAAAAACGAGTCTTTTTTCGATATTTTCCAGTTTGTCTCTCAATATGTTTGCAGTAAATTCTTGGTTCATTCATAATTTTCTCCCATAATTTGTGTAATTGGATTAAAGTAATTGGATTTGTGCAATTGGATTAGTGTAATTGGTATGGTGTTTTCAATCGGATAATTACCAGTGGGGAACTTGCCGAACGATTCGTCGTAACCGTTGTGAGTGCTCGCTGTAACTGCCGTGACTGCTCGTTGGAACCGCTGTGAGTGTTTGTTGGAACTGTGCTCGTAAAACTATTGTGCTAAAAGAGAGAAATAAGCGCAATAGTATAAGGTTGAGGCGGTAAAGTTGATATTTCCATAGTCTGGGCCTCTGCCGGATGGTATGCCTTTAGGTGAAAAGTATGACTGACGTTGTAATTGTAAGTGCTGTCCGCACGCCTATTGGGACTCTTGGCGGATCCCTTAAATCGGTATCGGCAGTAGAACTGGGAACGATCGCAGCTAAGGCTGCCATTAAGCGGTCCGGCCTTGACCCAGTTGAGATTGATCAATCGATTTTTGGCAATGTTCTGCAGGCTAATAACGGGCAAAACGTAGCACGTCAAATTGCTCTCAAATCCGGAATGGACACTTCTAGCAGTGCGATGACAGTAAACGAAGTCTGCGGTTCAGGTCTTAAGGCTGTTCGCTTAGGGCAAGCAGCGATTCTGCTGGGGGATGCTGACATTGTTCTGGTTGGCGGCACGGAGAGTATGAGCAACGCGCCGTATTATGCACCCCATATGCGTTTTGGTAATAAATATGGGAATGCAGAGTTTGTTGACGGTATTTTTCGGGATGGTCTTTCTGATGCCTTTACCGGACAGCCTATGGGGATGACTGCGGAAAATGTGGCTCGAACTTTTGGGATTACTCGTCATCAGCAGGATGAATTTGCACTTTCTTCCCACAGGAGGGCAGTTGCTGCTCAGCGCTCTGGCGCCTTTGACAAAGAGATGACTCCGGTTGTTATTCATACTCGCAAGGGCGATATTCTTGTTGATGAGGATGATAGCCCTCGGCCAGATACGAACATGGAAAAGCTTGGCCGTCTGCGGACCGTTTTTATCCATTCAGAAAAGGAAGGAAGACTTTATACGGCAAAGAGCCAGAGTTCTTTGGAGAAGGACGGACAGCCTGTGGACAAAACCGAGCAGTCCCTGGACAGCACCCAGGTTTTAGGTACGGTGACTGCAGGAAATGCCAGCGGAATCAACGATGGGGCAGCGGCTTTGATTCTTATGCGCAAAGATTTGGTTGAGAAGAGACATATTCCTTATTTGGCAGAAATTCAAGGATATGCTGAAGGTGGCATCAACCCTGATTTTATGGGGTATGCGCCTAAAAGAGTCATTGAGAAAATGCTGAAGAGAACGGGTTCGACCATTGAGAGCATCGATCTCTTTGAGATTAATGAGGCTTTTGCTGCTCAGAGCGTTGCCGTCATGAACCAGCTGGAAATTCCAGAAAATAAATTAAATATTCATGGGGGAGCACTGGCGCTGGGGCATCCACTGGGGGCTTCCGGGGCACGGATTCTGGTGACTCTTCTTTATGCTTTGCGCGATACAGGCAAGAAGACGGGCGTTGCCGCCCTGTGCGTAGGGGGAGGAATCGGAGTCGCTCTTCAGATACGCATGTCTGATCAGAAGGATGAGGGAGAGCAGAGGTGAAGTTCTATCAACTTTCGCCTGAGGATCGCATAAAGACTTTGGTTGGGGATGATCTTCTCAGCCCTGAGGATGCTTCTGCCCTTCTTACCTTTCGAGGCCTTGATGATGACATTGCCAACAATCTGATTGAGAACCAAATTGGACAGTTTGCTCTTCCCATGGGAATAGTTCGCAATCTAGCGGTTAATGGCAGAAATTATCAGGTTCTGATGGCGACAGAGGAACCATCCGTGATAGCAGCAGCCAACAACGGAGCCAGAATCGCCAGGCTTAATGGGTTTGTTGTGGCGTCTGCCCCGAAGCGTCGCCTGGTAACGGGTGAGATTGTTTTCGGCGCAGATTCAGATCAGGATGCTGATCGAATTGCTCAGATTCTTCGCTTGAATCAGGACAAGATTAAGGCTATTGCTGATCAGGCCCATCCGTCAATTCTCTCTTATGGAGGCGGGTTGGTCGAGTGGCAGATTGAGTGTTTAAGACAGGCTCAGCCCCGAGGGCAGGTACAGGTCCGGGAGCGAGTTCAGACCTGGCCCCGAGAGCAGGCACAGCCTTATGAGCAGATTCAAGGGAAATCTCAGTTGGGGGGAAAGTATTTTGTAAAGTTGGCTTTGCATATTAATACCGGCGATGCCATGGGGGCCAACATAGTCAACACTATCTGCGAAGCGGTGGCGTCTGCGTCTGGCTCGTGGGTTGGTAGGAAGGCTCTGGTGGCAATTCTGACCAACCGAGTGGACGAATCGCAGACAGTGAAAGCGAGTCTGGAAATTAATCCTAAAACCTTGAAAACAAAGGATTTGGATGGGCCTTCTCTTGCCAGACGGATTGAGAAGCTGTCCAATCTGGCTTTCTGCGATTATGACCGGGCTGTAACTCACAACAAGGGCATTATGAATGGGATTACGGCTTCAGCTTTAGCAACCGGCAATGATACCCGGGCTTTGGAATCTGCCGCCCATTCTTATGCTGCCAGGGAAGGAGTTTACCGGCCTTTGAGCGAATGGACCGTGAACGAGAAAGGAAACTTGGAGGGGCGCCTACATATGCCCCTGAGTTTGGGGACTGTGGGAGGTGCTACTGATTCTCTGCCCATGGCAGCCCTGGCGAAACGCGTTTCTGGGGCAAAATCAGTGGGGCAATTCCAATGTCTGCTGGCCGCCTTAGGACTGGTCCAGAATCTCGCTGCTTTGCGAGCTTTGGCCGGGCCGGGAATTCAGCAGGGGCATATGGCTCTTCACGCCCGGTCTTTGGCCATGGCTGCAGGCGCACAAGGCGCTGAAATCAGCCTGGTGAGCAACCGTTTGCAAGATGGCGATAAGAGCCTGGAGAGGGCTAAGCAGATTCTTGAATCAGTACGGGCAAGAAAAAATACTGAAACAGGCGAAACAGGCAAAACAGGCAAAAAAAGCGAAAAAGGCGAAAACAACAGAAACAGCGAAAAAGGCAGAAAAGGAGAGTGAACCATGTTACAGAATAAATCTTCTGAAGAGAATTTCCCCCCATCGTCTGTCCCCCTGCCTGCTCAGCAGAGTTTTGCTGATTTTCCTCCGGTTGGAATTGATTCTTTGGCTCTGTATACACCTGGTTTTTATTTGGATCTGACCGAGCTGGCACAGGCTAGGGGAGTGGATCCGAATAAATATACGATTGGGATCGGCCAGGACCAGCAGGCTGTCGCTCCATCCAATCAGGATATTGTAACTATGGGGGCTGCAGCTGGACTGAAAGCTTTATATTTTGCGGATTCTGCTGGTGCTTCAGATACTGGTCACACAAATATTGGTCTCCTGGTTGTAGGCACCGAGTCAGGGGTTGATGCCAGCAAGGCATCGGCTTTATTTATCCATGATCTTATTGGTCTCAGTCCCTGGTGCCGGAGCATAGAAATTAAGGAAGCATGCTACGGGGGCACAGCTGGTCTGATGACTGCTGTTGATTATGTACACACACATCCTGGTAAAAAGGCCTTGGTCATTGCTTCTGACATTGCCCGGTATGGTCTGAATACTCCTGGGGAGGTGACTCAGGGCGCTGGGGCTGTTGCGATGGTAATCTCTGAAAATCCCCGCATACTGGCTCTGGAACCGCAGTCGACAGCCTATTCCCGCAGTATCGGCGATTTTTGGCGGCCGGTCTATACGGATATGGCTCTGGCACGCGGAAAATATTCTACAGAAGAGTATATTAATTTCTTTCATCGTGTCTGGAAACAGTATAAAAATGAAACCGGCCGCTCTGTCAAGGACTTTGCAGCCATCTGTTTTCATCTTCCCTATACAAAGATGGGAATGAAGGCATTCCGAGGGGTTCTCGATAGCGATATATCAGATAATAATATTTCAGACAGCGATATTTCAGATAGCAAGAGCGCGGATAATAATAATAATAAGACTGGTGCTTCTGCCGATAGTGATATTTCTGTTCATGCACACGGCCATTTCCTGAAAGAAACTCTGGAAAAACGTTACCAGGCATCCACCCTCTATTCACGACAAATTGGGAATATTTATACAGGGTCCTTGTATCTGAGTCTGCTGTCGCTATTGGATCATGACAGCAGTCTGTCTTCTGGCGACCGTCTAGGGCTCTTCTCCTATGGATCCGGAGCAGTAGGAGAGTTCTTTTCCGGTATTCTCCAGGATGGATATAGTCACGCTTTGCATAGGAGCCATACGCAGACTCTTTTGCATAGAAGGCATAAAGTAAGCGTCGCCGAATATGAGAAAATATTCAACGACGCTATACCTTACCAAGCCGGAGATGTACAGACCGATCAGGTCCATCGCGACCCCTGGAACCCCTTTATCCTGGATAGGGTTGAAGGCCAGGAGCGAATCTACCGGAGGCTATAAAAGCCGTAAAGAGG
This window contains:
- a CDS encoding hydroxymethylglutaryl-CoA reductase, which produces MKFYQLSPEDRIKTLVGDDLLSPEDASALLTFRGLDDDIANNLIENQIGQFALPMGIVRNLAVNGRNYQVLMATEEPSVIAAANNGARIARLNGFVVASAPKRRLVTGEIVFGADSDQDADRIAQILRLNQDKIKAIADQAHPSILSYGGGLVEWQIECLRQAQPRGQVQVRERVQTWPREQAQPYEQIQGKSQLGGKYFVKLALHINTGDAMGANIVNTICEAVASASGSWVGRKALVAILTNRVDESQTVKASLEINPKTLKTKDLDGPSLARRIEKLSNLAFCDYDRAVTHNKGIMNGITASALATGNDTRALESAAHSYAAREGVYRPLSEWTVNEKGNLEGRLHMPLSLGTVGGATDSLPMAALAKRVSGAKSVGQFQCLLAALGLVQNLAALRALAGPGIQQGHMALHARSLAMAAGAQGAEISLVSNRLQDGDKSLERAKQILESVRARKNTETGETGKTGKKSEKGENNRNSEKGRKGE
- a CDS encoding hydroxymethylglutaryl-CoA synthase family protein is translated as MLQNKSSEENFPPSSVPLPAQQSFADFPPVGIDSLALYTPGFYLDLTELAQARGVDPNKYTIGIGQDQQAVAPSNQDIVTMGAAAGLKALYFADSAGASDTGHTNIGLLVVGTESGVDASKASALFIHDLIGLSPWCRSIEIKEACYGGTAGLMTAVDYVHTHPGKKALVIASDIARYGLNTPGEVTQGAGAVAMVISENPRILALEPQSTAYSRSIGDFWRPVYTDMALARGKYSTEEYINFFHRVWKQYKNETGRSVKDFAAICFHLPYTKMGMKAFRGVLDSDISDNNISDSDISDSKSADNNNNKTGASADSDISVHAHGHFLKETLEKRYQASTLYSRQIGNIYTGSLYLSLLSLLDHDSSLSSGDRLGLFSYGSGAVGEFFSGILQDGYSHALHRSHTQTLLHRRHKVSVAEYEKIFNDAIPYQAGDVQTDQVHRDPWNPFILDRVEGQERIYRRL